TATAATTTCTCAAATTTATATCATGTTTTCTTTACGAAACATAAAACAATAATCTCTCTTCTTTTTTTCGTCCCAAAagaaatatttaatttaatttactTTACAAAAATCAAGTAAAATCTATCAACCGAAATTCAAAACTCAACCCTCTCAAACAAGGAGTAGTTTAGGATTTATTTTGATGTAATTTAGGAGTATGTAAAAgttgttattaaaaaaaaaagacgaAGATGGGTTGGACCAACATAATTAAAGCAGGGAGGTACAACCCGAAAAGCTTAGACCAAGCCGGTTGGACCGATAAAGATGTCTCATTTCAATCCTTCAACTTTGCTAAAGATAAAACTTTAGACGGAACaaccttattattattattattattattattattattattattattattattattattattattattattattattacatttttaatattttttgtaACGTTTGTTATGTGACAGGTGAAGGTGGTGAAATTAGCCCCCCGTATTCGGATTTAAAGAGAGCTCATGGGCTATTGAATGCGATAGGATGGGGCGTATTGATCCCCATTGGGGCTATGATTGCCCGTTACTTCAAGGATAATAAATTCTCTTGGTTTTATGCACATGTATTCATCCAGTTATCCGGGTTTTTTATCGGATTAGCGGGAATCATCACAGGAATTCAGTTAAATAGTCGTATCGACGTCGATGTCGACAAGCACAAAGCCATTGGCCTGGCCGTTGTTACGCTTGGATGTTTACAGGTTTGTGTGTTATGTGGTTTCATATCATATGTTTTATCacatgcttttttttttttttgaacggcaaatttcttttatttcatGTCGTATATAAGACTTGAACCCAATACCTCTCTCTCAAGGTGTTTAAAGGTTTTGTTTTTACAAATAGACCACCACCCCATTCGCTATTTTACCACATGTCATTTGGGCTTATTTGAGATTTTGACCAATCAAGCAATTCCAAACCACCCAAGCCTAAACCAAAAATTAGGTCAGCCAACCCAAAGTCCCAAATTACCCAAATATGGCCGGGTCGAGATTCTTTGCTCCGTTTCCTAATCGATGCTCTGTTTCCTAATCGGGTAATAGGTCATTATGATTATAATATGTCACCACTAGATATATGTCTGGATTTTCACGATGATTTGTCGTTTCATACAAAATgaaaagtattatttttatactattttgGGTAAAAGTACTGTTTTTATACTTTGATTAGTGTTGGGGGAATTTAGGGTCcggttcaacagatttattgggCTTtttcctgaattggtgtatatgcattatAACCTAGTAGAGATGTATATGATCAGGTGGTTCGCtgatggcacgatgatactccagtgatccGTCTGTGATCCAGATTTggcgttcaaaaaaaaattgttttaccCAGTTTTTCAAACCATTCTAGAAATCTTTTAACCGGCTAAAACAAATCAATTTACCTAACGAGTCATTTCAACATATCGTTAACACCTAGTTATTATTAGTAGCGGtttgcaaaaaaccgaattaatcGAACCATAACCAAATTAACcgataaaaccgaaccaaataaaaaaccggtgggtcggttaatggtttttctGAACATCAAAAGTAGTGGGGCGGTTATGGTTATCAATGTTttcatacccaccataaccgaaccgaaccgacatgtaataaatcttttgtatgatttaggacttttcactatttttttaatatatgattgtttatttgaatttatggaataTATCTTATCACTTTACTTGAATATTCGGTAATAATCgatattaatattataaattatatGTATTTTTCATACTATGCAATATActaatactaggttataaccccgtgtattacacgggtcgaataaatgaattttatatactaaataataaaacaatatatctttaaaagcCTCTTTTAttgcatgggttgaataaatataattttacatattaaataataaaaacttatatcgataagaaccatattgtacggttgaataaatataattttatataccaaataaaaaagttatatctttaaaaccacgtgttaaataaatgtaatattgtttaccaaataataaaataacacatctttaaaaaacatcatttattacacgggttgaataaatgtaattttatataccaaataataaaaaaaaatatctttaaaaatatgtgtattacacgggttgaataaatgtaattttctgtactaaatataaaaaatatatatccttaaaaaccctgtgtattgtacgaattgaataaatctaattttatatatcaaataataacaggttatatattaaaaaacctcatgtattacacgggccgaataaatataattttatatagtaaataa
This is a stretch of genomic DNA from Helianthus annuus cultivar XRQ/B chromosome 16, HanXRQr2.0-SUNRISE, whole genome shotgun sequence. It encodes these proteins:
- the LOC110939998 gene encoding cytochrome b561 and DOMON domain-containing protein At3g07570, which gives rise to MGVSLEATSLFLHDRSEGGEISPPYSDLKRAHGLLNAIGWGVLIPIGAMIARYFKDNKFSWFYAHVFIQLSGFFIGLAGIITGIQLNSRIDVDVDKHKAIGLAVVTLGCLQIIGALMRPREKSKSRKYWNWYHHNVGRILIILAAFNVFYGIYLANLESEWNITYGIFLGILVLVALSLELRLLDKEDDC